The nucleotide sequence GCTCGAGCCAGCCCTGGACCGGCTTCGACTACGACACCTTCGCCGACGATATCGCCGAGCTGATCGAGAAGCTCGACCTGAAGAACGTGGTGCTCGCGGGCTTCTCGATGGGCGGCGGCGACGTCACGCGTTACATCGCGCGCCACGGCTCGGCGCGGGTGGCGAAGCTGGCGCTGATCAGCGCGGTGACGCCGCTGTTCATGAAGACGGCCGACCACCCGGTGGGCCCCGAGAAGTCGCTGTTCGACAGCATCCGCGCGGGCCTCGCGGCCGACCGGGCGCAGTTCCTCGACGACTTCAGCACCATCTTCTACGGCACCAACCGGCCGGGCGCGGCGGTGTCGCAGGGCGTGTTCAAGCAGACGCTGCAGATCGCGCTGCAGGCCTCGCTGAAGGCGACGATCGATTGCGTGACCGCGTTCTCCGAGACCGACTTCCGCCCCGACATGGCGAAGATCGACGTGCCCACGCTGGTGATCCACGGCGACGACGACCAGGTCGTGCCCTTCGAGGCCACGGGCAAGCTGGCGCATGATCTGATCGCGGGCAGCCGGCTCGAGGTGTACGCGGGCGCGCCGCATGCGACATGCACCACGCACCGCGACCGCGTGAACGCGGACCTGCTGGGCTTCGTGCAGGGCTGAGCGGGGGGCGAGCGGGCGCGGCGGCGGCGCCCGGCCGCGTTTCCTTTGGGCCCGCTGGCGCCAGGGCCGGTGCCGCTGGCGATAATCCGTCGATGCGAATCCGCTTTACCAAGATGCAGGGGGCCGGCAACGATTTCGTCGTGCTCGACGAAACGCGCGGCACGCTGGGCCTCACGGCCGCGCAGTACCGCTTCCTGGCCGACCGCCACTTCGGCGTCGGCGCCGACCAGATCCTCACGGTGCGGCCCGCGCGCGCCGCGGGCACCGACTTCCAGTACGTGATCCACAACGCCGACGGCGGCGAGGTCGAGCAGTGCGGCAACGGTGCGCGCTGCTTCATGCGCTTCGTGCGCGAGCACGGCCTCACCGACAAGGACACGGTGCGCGTCGAAACCCTGGCCGGCGTGATCGAGCCGCGCATGGGCGACGACGGCCGCGTGACGGTCGACATGGGCGCGCCGATCTTCGAACCCGAGCGCGTGCCCTTCGACACCGCCGGCCTCGATCCGCAGCCCGAGGGCGGCTGGCACACCTGGCACCTGGCGCTGGGCACGCGAGCCGGCAGCGCTATCGTTTCGGTAGCGGTGCTGTCGATGGGCAATCCGCACGCGGTGCAGATCGTCGACGACGTCGAGACCGCGCCCGTGGCCGAGCAGGGCCCGCAGGTCGAGCACCATCCGCGCTTTCCGCAGCGGGTGAACGCCGGTTTCATGCAGGTCGTGAGCCGCACGCAGGTGAAGCTGCGCGTGTTCGAGCGCGGCGCGGGCGAAACCCTGGCCTGCGGCACCGGCGCCTGCGCGGCGGTGGTGGCGGGCATTCGCCTCGGGCTGCTGGACCGCCGGGTCGACGTGCAGACGCACGGCGGCATGCTCACGATCGAATGGCAGGGCGAGGGCCGGCCGGTGCTGATGACGGGCCCGGCCACCACGGTGTTCGAGGGCGACATCGAGGTGCCGGAGCTGCCATGACCCTTCCCACGAACAACCAAGACGCGAACGCCATGAACCCGATCACCGAAGACGACATCGCGAACTACCTGGCGAACACGCCCGACTTCTTCGAGCGCCATGCGCAGCTGCTGGCGCAGGTGCAGCTCACCAGCCCGCACGGCAACCGCGCCGTGAGCCTGCAGGAGCGCCAGGCCGAGATGCTGCGCGAGAAGATCAAGGCGCTCGAGCACCGCGTGATGGACATGGTGCGCCACGGCACCGAGAACGTGGTGATCGCCGACCGGCTGCAGCGCTGGACCGCGGGCCTCCTGACCACGCGCGACCCGCGCAGCCTGCCCTACCGCATCGCGGTCGACCTGCAGTCGCTGTTCCTGGTGCCGCAGACGGCCATCAAGGTCTGGGACTGCGGCACCGAATACCTCAACGAGGCCTATGCGCAGTGGGTCAGCGACGACGTGAAGGCGCTCGCGACCTCGCTGACCGCGCCGTACTGCGGCCTCAACGCGGGCTTCGAGGCGGCCAACTGGCTGCCCGAGCCGAATGCCGCGGCCTCGATCTCGCTGATCCCGCTGCGCGCCGAGCCCAACGGCCCGGCCTTCGGCCTGCTGGTGCTGGCTTCGCCCGACGCTCAGCGCTTCAACGCCGAGATGGGCACCGACTTCCTCGAGCGCATCGCCGAACTGGCCTCGGGCGCGCTGTCGCGGCTGCGGCCTTGATCCGTCCCGTCGCGGCGCTGGGGCGCCTGTGGCGCCGGGTGCCGCGCGTGCTGCGGGTCGCGGCCTGGACGGTGTTCGGCGTCGGCGTGGTCGTCTATGCGACCGCCTGGACCGTGGTGTGGCAGGGCGCGCGCGAGGCGCTCGCCAACCCGCCGCAGCGCGCGGCCGATGCCGCGCTGGTGCTCGGCAACCGCGCCTACCTGCGCGGCAAGCCCAATCCCTGCCTGACCGGGCGCGTCGACGAGGGCGTGGCCCTGGCGCGCGCCGGGCTGGCGCGCGAGCTGCTGTTCTCGGGCGGCGTCGACACCGAGGACGGCCGCATCGAGGCCGAGGTGATGGAGCAGCATGCGCGCGCCGTGGGCCATGCCGGGCCGATGCGGCAGGAGCGCGTGTCGAGCTCGACGCGGCTGAACCTCGCGCTGTCGACACCGATGCTGCAGGCGACCGGCGTGCGCAGCGTGATCGTGGTGTCGGAGCCCTACCACCTGTGGCGCGTGAAGCGGCTGGCGCGCAACAGCGGCTTCGACCGCGCCTTCGACGTGCAGTACGCGGCCGCGCCCTCGAGCTGCTGGCGACGCTGGGGCATGGTCTTCAAGGGCGCATTGCGCGAGCCGCTCGCGGTCGTGAACAATGCCGCGCATGGCTACCTCTTCTAGCGCGGCCGGGGCCGAGGCCCCGCCCGCCGACTCGGGCTGGATCGAGAAATACCTGGAGTACGTGCGCGTGGAGCGCCGGCTGTCGGCGCGCACGCTCGAGCTCTACAGCTACCACCTGAAGGAACTGGCGGCGAACGCGGCCGAGGCGAAGCTGCCGCTGGACCGCGTGCAGACCGCGCACGTGCGCCGCTGGATGGCGCAGCTGCATGGCTCGGGCCGCGAGCCGCGCGGCATCGCGCTGGTGCTGTCGTGCTGGCGCAGCTTCTACCGCTGGCTCGGACACGAGAAGCTGATCGGCTTCAACCCGGTGCAGGACGTGCACGCCCCCAAGGCCGACCGCCCGCTGCCCAAGGCGCTGGGCGTGGACGACGCGGTGCGGCTGGCCGAGCTGCACGACGCCGAGGCCGACCCCTGGACCGAGACCCGCGACCGCGCGATCGTCGAGGTGCTCTACGGCTGCGGCCTGCGCGTGAGCGAGCTCACGGGGCTCGACGCGCGCGCGAGCCAGACCGCGCGCGGCTGGATCGACATGGACGCCCACGAGGCCAGCGTGCTCGGCAAGGGCAGCAAGCGGCGCATGGTGCCGGTGGGCTCGAAGGCCATCGAGGCCCTGACGGCCTGGCTCGCGGTGCGCGGCGACTGCGCGGCGCTCACGGCCGCCAGCCTGCGCGAGCCGGCCGAGGCGGCGGCGCTCTTCATCAGCGCCAAGGGCGTGCGGATGTCGTCGCAGGCGGTGTGGAAGCTGCTGCGCGGGCGCAGCCTCAAGGCCGGCCTCGCGACGCCGGTGCATCCACACATGCT is from Variovorax paradoxus and encodes:
- the dapF gene encoding diaminopimelate epimerase, with the protein product MRIRFTKMQGAGNDFVVLDETRGTLGLTAAQYRFLADRHFGVGADQILTVRPARAAGTDFQYVIHNADGGEVEQCGNGARCFMRFVREHGLTDKDTVRVETLAGVIEPRMGDDGRVTVDMGAPIFEPERVPFDTAGLDPQPEGGWHTWHLALGTRAGSAIVSVAVLSMGNPHAVQIVDDVETAPVAEQGPQVEHHPRFPQRVNAGFMQVVSRTQVKLRVFERGAGETLACGTGACAAVVAGIRLGLLDRRVDVQTHGGMLTIEWQGEGRPVLMTGPATTVFEGDIEVPELP
- a CDS encoding alpha/beta hydrolase — encoded protein: MTTLTLRDGTELYYKDWGSGQPILFSHGWPLSADMWDSQMQFFAERGYRAIAFDRRGFGRSSQPWTGFDYDTFADDIAELIEKLDLKNVVLAGFSMGGGDVTRYIARHGSARVAKLALISAVTPLFMKTADHPVGPEKSLFDSIRAGLAADRAQFLDDFSTIFYGTNRPGAAVSQGVFKQTLQIALQASLKATIDCVTAFSETDFRPDMAKIDVPTLVIHGDDDQVVPFEATGKLAHDLIAGSRLEVYAGAPHATCTTHRDRVNADLLGFVQG
- a CDS encoding YdcF family protein, with translation MRVAAWTVFGVGVVVYATAWTVVWQGAREALANPPQRAADAALVLGNRAYLRGKPNPCLTGRVDEGVALARAGLARELLFSGGVDTEDGRIEAEVMEQHARAVGHAGPMRQERVSSSTRLNLALSTPMLQATGVRSVIVVSEPYHLWRVKRLARNSGFDRAFDVQYAAAPSSCWRRWGMVFKGALREPLAVVNNAAHGYLF
- a CDS encoding tyrosine recombinase XerC, which translates into the protein MATSSSAAGAEAPPADSGWIEKYLEYVRVERRLSARTLELYSYHLKELAANAAEAKLPLDRVQTAHVRRWMAQLHGSGREPRGIALVLSCWRSFYRWLGHEKLIGFNPVQDVHAPKADRPLPKALGVDDAVRLAELHDAEADPWTETRDRAIVEVLYGCGLRVSELTGLDARASQTARGWIDMDAHEASVLGKGSKRRMVPVGSKAIEALTAWLAVRGDCAALTAASLREPAEAAALFISAKGVRMSSQAVWKLLRGRSLKAGLATPVHPHMLRHSFASHVLQSSSDLRAVQDLLGHANIATTQVYTRLDFQHLARAYDAAHPRARARDDDGGSGSSRGARKTPDKKT
- a CDS encoding DUF484 family protein: MTLPTNNQDANAMNPITEDDIANYLANTPDFFERHAQLLAQVQLTSPHGNRAVSLQERQAEMLREKIKALEHRVMDMVRHGTENVVIADRLQRWTAGLLTTRDPRSLPYRIAVDLQSLFLVPQTAIKVWDCGTEYLNEAYAQWVSDDVKALATSLTAPYCGLNAGFEAANWLPEPNAAASISLIPLRAEPNGPAFGLLVLASPDAQRFNAEMGTDFLERIAELASGALSRLRP